In Vibrio celticus, one genomic interval encodes:
- the fkpB gene encoding FKBP-type peptidyl-prolyl cis-trans isomerase: MAAIKNDSAVTLHFTIKMKDGSVADSTENMGKPAKFVMGDGSLSENFEACLLGLEAGTEKSIELKAEDAFGMPNPDHIHYMDRAKFVGDSEVEVGTIMAFSGPDGMEIPGIITEIAGDSVTVDFNHPLAGQDVTFDVNILTVE, from the coding sequence GTGGCAGCAATTAAAAATGATTCAGCAGTAACTCTACATTTTACGATTAAAATGAAGGATGGTTCAGTTGCCGATAGTACGGAGAACATGGGCAAACCAGCGAAGTTCGTCATGGGCGATGGCAGCCTAAGTGAGAACTTTGAAGCGTGCTTACTTGGACTTGAAGCCGGCACTGAAAAGTCTATCGAACTGAAAGCGGAAGACGCGTTTGGTATGCCAAACCCAGATCATATTCACTATATGGATCGTGCTAAGTTTGTTGGCGACTCTGAAGTTGAAGTGGGCACTATCATGGCATTCTCTGGTCCTGACGGTATGGAAATTCCAGGTATTATTACTGAGATCGCAGGTGATTCAGTGACGGTTGATTTTAATCACCCACTCGCTGGTCAAGATGTTACCTTTGACGTCAATATCT
- the lspA gene encoding signal peptidase II, with protein MSEVSLKQSGVRWLWLALLVFLADIGIKLFVMDNMGYGWANRIEVLPFFNFLYVHNYGAAFSFLSDQSGWQRWLFTGIAFAVTGMLTYWMSKLPATEKWNNIAYAIIIGGAVGNVFDRVVHGFVVDYLDFYWGTYHWPAFNLADMGICIGAAMIILDGFRKKDESK; from the coding sequence TATGGCTGGCTCTATTGGTCTTCTTGGCTGATATCGGCATTAAACTCTTTGTCATGGACAACATGGGTTATGGTTGGGCAAACCGTATTGAGGTGCTGCCATTCTTTAACTTTCTGTACGTGCATAACTACGGTGCAGCGTTTAGCTTCTTGAGTGATCAAAGTGGTTGGCAGCGTTGGTTATTTACGGGTATCGCATTTGCGGTAACAGGTATGCTGACGTACTGGATGAGCAAACTACCAGCAACAGAGAAGTGGAATAACATTGCTTATGCGATCATCATTGGTGGCGCGGTAGGTAATGTGTTTGACCGAGTCGTACACGGCTTTGTTGTCGATTACTTAGACTTCTACTGGGGCACTTACCACTGGCCTGCATTTAACTTAGCGGATATGGGAATCTGTATCGGTGCTGCGATGATCATCTTAGATGGTTTCCGTAAGAAAGACGAAAGCAAATAG